TCGGCGCAGCTTGTCACCACCGTCTTTATCCCTGCTTTTCTTACCGCCTCAATGTTGCGTTTCGCAAGCTCTCTCGCCTCATCGATCATGCCGACAGAGTAAAGCGTATTCCCGCAGCACCATTCGTCGGCCATGAGCCTGAAGGGTATGCCGGAGGCATTCAATATCTTCGCTGTCGCACGGGCTATATCGGGGTTCACGTAGGAAGCGGAACATCCGGCGAAGTAAAGCACGTCAGCCTTCTCTGCGACCTTGATGTCCTTCGTTACCCACTTTTTCCTGTTCTCGTGGGGCGATCCGAACTGGTTGTGTTTTGAGGCAATATTCTTCGCGATCTTCTTATGTGCCGGCATTGGGCCTACCCCATCCTTCACTGCCTTTATTCTAAGGGCCTCAAGGGTCAGCTCTATTTCCAGGTCGAGGTTGCGCTTGCAGCCTACATCACAGGCGCCGCACAATGGGTCGGCGTAAATGATCTCCAGGAGCTTGTCGGTCCATTCCAGTTTTCCTTCTGCTATTGCGGTGCCTATCCTCATCTTTCCAAATGCGCCGTAAGCATCAAAGTCATTCCAGGTATTGCTGGGGCACCTCGTGGAGAACTTAATCCCCGGCATATAGGTATGTTCAACCCAATAGCATCCCTTGCACTTAATGCACCGGCTCATGTCGTAGACAAAGTTGTCCAGATTTGTTACGTCTAAACTTACCTTCTTTTTTGGTGTATCATAGCGATCTTTTGGCATCTCATCCTCCTTAGAAGCACAGATTTCCAGGGTTCATAATATTCTTCGGGTCAAACAACTTCTTTACCCGCTTCAATGTCATCGTATAATTAGCGGCACGATCGTATATTATAGGAGCCAGCTCACCGTATGGTCTTGTAAAGAAAGCCCCTTCATTCAACATGGTAATTGCTGCGTCACGGTAAAGTTCAGCCACAAAGCCTTTTTCGTGAGCGTCTTCAGGGTCATAGAAAAAGCTGAACTCAACCTGGCAGGCACGGTTATGCTCTATGGGCTGGATGTAGCTCCCGATATCGCTTACAGGGTAACCGTGTCTGGCAGCCACCATTTCCATAATATCCATAAACATCGGCACCTTGACCGGCTGGGTAATAAAGAAGAGGTTCTGACATCCGCCTTTTATGCGGTTTTTCCAGTATGGCACATTCGTTGGCCACGGCGCCCTCAGCATCGGCAGGAGTTTTTTCGCCATGCCCGGGAAGCCGGGAAGGTTGTCGGTAAGGGCCAGCTTCGGGAATTCGTTTTTTAATACCTCTTTAAGGAAATTTTTCTCGTATGCTAACTTTTCCTCCGGCCTTCTCAGAAGCCCGCTTATAACCAAGACGAGTGTCCACGGCGGGAGTTCCACACACAGCTTGTCAAAATCTTCATGCACCTTATCCGCCACAATAGCTGCAAAGTCCACGTTGTTCAGGAGAACGCATTCCTGGCCTATTCTCCGCGGCAGGATCCTGTAAAGGAATTCTATGGCGTAAGGCACATCATCAACGGGTGCAAAAAAGATCTCGTCTATCCTCGGGATCGATTCAATCTTCAGGCTTGCCCATGTGACGATACCCATTGTACCCTGGGCACCCTGAACAAACCGGTAAAAATCAAGACCGGGTCCGGATGGGTTTGCCCCCCTTGCTTTCGAATCAGGGAAACCATTTACGCTGGCAGAACCGCACCTGAAGGCTTCGCCTGTCGGCCAGACAACCTCAATTGATTGCATGGGTTCACCATAATCATAAACGGTATTTGTCGGCACTTCCCGTTCGAGGGTGTCGGTAAGCACAGAACGATCCCCGTGCGGCAAAAGCGGCATTATCACCCTCATGCCCTTCTTTTTCAGTTCAGTAGCAAGCTGTTTCCATGTTACGCCGGCCTCAAACCTTACAAGGCGATTTGCCTCATCGATCTCCAGAATCTTGTTCATTCTTGAGAGGTCGACCACGACACCGCCCTGTTTTGGTATGGTGCACCCGTGGAAGTGTATCTTTGAGCTAACAGGCACTATAGGTATATTCTTTTCGTTACACCATGTTACGATTTTCTCTACCTCCTGTGTGTTTCCCGGCCGAGCTACGGCATCAGGCATCCCCGGAGGGAGAAGGCTGTGATCGCACGAGTACCCTGCGAGATCCTCCCTCTTATCACTTACATAA
The sequence above is a segment of the Syntrophorhabdaceae bacterium genome. Coding sequences within it:
- a CDS encoding FAD-binding oxidoreductase encodes the protein MGIKSELAKILGKDYVSDKREDLAGYSCDHSLLPPGMPDAVARPGNTQEVEKIVTWCNEKNIPIVPVSSKIHFHGCTIPKQGGVVVDLSRMNKILEIDEANRLVRFEAGVTWKQLATELKKKGMRVIMPLLPHGDRSVLTDTLEREVPTNTVYDYGEPMQSIEVVWPTGEAFRCGSASVNGFPDSKARGANPSGPGLDFYRFVQGAQGTMGIVTWASLKIESIPRIDEIFFAPVDDVPYAIEFLYRILPRRIGQECVLLNNVDFAAIVADKVHEDFDKLCVELPPWTLVLVISGLLRRPEEKLAYEKNFLKEVLKNEFPKLALTDNLPGFPGMAKKLLPMLRAPWPTNVPYWKNRIKGGCQNLFFITQPVKVPMFMDIMEMVAARHGYPVSDIGSYIQPIEHNRACQVEFSFFYDPEDAHEKGFVAELYRDAAITMLNEGAFFTRPYGELAPIIYDRAANYTMTLKRVKKLFDPKNIMNPGNLCF
- a CDS encoding (Fe-S)-binding protein; the encoded protein is MPKDRYDTPKKKVSLDVTNLDNFVYDMSRCIKCKGCYWVEHTYMPGIKFSTRCPSNTWNDFDAYGAFGKMRIGTAIAEGKLEWTDKLLEIIYADPLCGACDVGCKRNLDLEIELTLEALRIKAVKDGVGPMPAHKKIAKNIASKHNQFGSPHENRKKWVTKDIKVAEKADVLYFAGCSASYVNPDIARATAKILNASGIPFRLMADEWCCGNTLYSVGMIDEARELAKRNIEAVRKAGIKTVVTSCAECYRMWKVDYPKMLDIATSDLGFKVMHLIEVADEAIKKGSLKLTKPVDIRFTYHDACSVSRLCDPWTPWKGERGWMGTVSP